One segment of Brassica napus cultivar Da-Ae chromosome C3, Da-Ae, whole genome shotgun sequence DNA contains the following:
- the LOC106378439 gene encoding LOW QUALITY PROTEIN: protein HEAT-INDUCED TAS1 TARGET 4-like (The sequence of the model RefSeq protein was modified relative to this genomic sequence to represent the inferred CDS: substituted 3 bases at 3 genomic stop codons), with protein sequence MRKEGKGIHKTASLSSNPTPFTSPLVXVGFXNFLXNHDASFLRVSLSSPLLFSPSQGLSQLQKMSHECHPDCQRSMASKEEHDSAERAATVAANLISATRHVLKLDREMTEYSAQFLVDNALLEEKPGQSPHSFTLTIEDCLEYLVNMASPKTEAELEEMEKQEQRRSKITVRDCLECAFKEGIPKRESWAHLGCVSPLPAFASFMPRVPMKGKVIEVKKLEDAIKLMKRHPIAAKLLVFSPEIDHVGNGVYVGPSGAVGESRYVGLRDVILCGEEKFEGDDVMNVQICYKKRTSIFKVSLTRMVTTLADEGDESQTIEPSGLLVDFVVPRIFK encoded by the exons ATGAGAAAAGAAGGAAAAGGCATTCACAAAACGGCTTCGTTAAGTAGCAATCCGACTCCGTTTACGTCACCGTTAGTCTGAGTAGGTTTCTAGAACTTTCTATAAAATCACGACGCAAGCTTCTTGCGAGTGTcactctcctctcctctcctcttctctccttCTCAG GGATTAAGTCAATTGCAGAAGATGTCTCACGAGTGTCATCCCGACTGCCAGCGATCAATGGCTTCCAAAGAAGAGCATG ATTCAGCTGAGAGAGCTGCCACGGTAGCAGCCAATCTGATCAGCGCTACGAGGCACGTACTCAAGCTTGACCGTGAGATGACCGAGTACTCGGCTCAGTTCCTGGTGGACAACGCTCTCCTCGAGGAGAAACCGGGGCAGAGTCCACACAGCTTCACGTTGACCATCGAGGACTGTCTCGAGTATCTGGTGAACATGGCTTCTCCCAAGACCGAGGCCGAGCTTGAAGAGATGGAGAAACAAGAGCAGCGACGCTCCAAGATCACTGTCAGAGACTGCCTCGAGTGCGCTTTCAAGGAAGGGATACCGAAGAGAGAGAGCTGGGCGCATTTGGGATGTGTCTCCCCTCTTCCTGCGTTTGCTTCTTTCATGCCTCGTGTGCCCATGAAAGGGAAAGTGATTGAGGTTAAGAAGCTTGAGGACGCGATTAAGTTGATGAAGCGTCATCCGATAGCAGCGAAGCTTCTTGTGTTCAGTCCTGAGATTGATCATGTTGGAAAT GGAGTTTACGTTGGGCCATCAGGTGCTGTTGGTGAATCACGTTACGTGGGACTCAGAGACGTGATCCTATGTGGAGAGGAGAAGTTCGAGGGAGATGATGTTATGAATGTGCAGATTTGCTACAAGAAGAGGACTTCGATCTTCAAAGTGTCTTTGACTCGCATGGTTACCACACTAGCGGATGAAGGAGACGAGTCTCAGACCATTGAGCCGTCGGGTCTTCTCGTTGACTTCGTCGTCCCTCGCATATTCAAGTAA